From ANME-2 cluster archaeon, a single genomic window includes:
- a CDS encoding radical SAM protein has product MKEERWGDIGSKFSHVTTVHPCYNEKMHFKTARIHLPVAPKCNIQCGYCIRTIDKCEHRPGVASGIIGPQEALERVDKYVKEMENLKVVGIAGPAEALANDATFETLRLVHEKYPDLIKCVASNGLLLSEKIDALKAVGVSSVTVTVNAVKPETAAKIYHWVRYHGKTYKGLEAAELLLEKQWEGIRAASKAGLLVKTNTVLLPDINMDEIEDIARKAAEYGAAIMNIIPLIPLYDFEGSEPPSCEDLNLVRTLAEEYLPQFRLCQQCRADAVGVPGEEPCGSPVQKRAQSEYYHG; this is encoded by the coding sequence ATGAAAGAAGAACGCTGGGGAGATATCGGCTCCAAATTCTCACATGTGACGACCGTGCATCCCTGTTATAACGAGAAGATGCATTTCAAGACCGCCCGCATACACTTGCCTGTTGCACCAAAATGCAATATCCAGTGCGGGTACTGTATCCGTACCATTGATAAATGCGAGCACAGGCCAGGTGTGGCCAGTGGTATCATTGGACCGCAGGAGGCGCTGGAGCGGGTAGACAAGTATGTCAAGGAGATGGAGAACCTGAAAGTGGTGGGTATTGCAGGTCCTGCCGAGGCCCTGGCAAACGATGCCACGTTCGAGACCCTGCGCCTGGTGCATGAGAAGTATCCTGACCTGATAAAGTGCGTTGCATCCAACGGGCTGCTGCTCAGCGAGAAGATCGATGCGTTGAAAGCGGTTGGTGTGAGCAGCGTGACCGTTACCGTGAATGCGGTAAAGCCTGAAACTGCGGCTAAGATTTATCACTGGGTGCGGTACCACGGCAAGACCTACAAGGGCCTGGAAGCTGCCGAACTGTTGCTGGAAAAGCAGTGGGAAGGTATCAGGGCTGCCAGTAAAGCCGGGTTGTTGGTTAAGACCAATACGGTGCTGCTTCCTGATATTAATATGGACGAGATCGAGGATATTGCCAGAAAGGCGGCAGAGTACGGTGCTGCTATTATGAATATTATCCCGCTTATCCCGCTGTACGATTTCGAGGGCTCGGAACCGCCATCGTGCGAAGACCTGAATCTGGTGAGGACGCTGGCCGAGGAGTACCTGCCCCAGTTCAGGCTGTGCCAGCAGTGCCGGGCCGATGCTGTGGGTGTGCCTGGTGAGGAGCCCTGTGGGTCTCCAGTGCAGAAGCGGGCGCAGAGTGAATATTATCACGGGTGA
- a CDS encoding DUF488 family protein, translated as MRTLTHKQRILMKVVERLSVEGESSKFMLVKILFLLNYEENIDENLKFYNFFPYKYGPFSNMIYSDLNMLEKEDFISKNGNGLRLTDKGKQAAKTANSRGSIKVSRIVKRFKSDRQIREYVYQKFPEFTVKSEIIPTINKQTIPGLSTIGYEGKDIDLFLNVLIHNQIEILIDVRKNPFSMNFSFTRNKLINSLEKVDIKYIHIPELGIDGKSRENLISRNDYENLFKKYEITTLKSHPEKLNYIMKLIEKNRVALLCFEADKDFCHRGIIAKEIEKQHGMGVTHL; from the coding sequence ATGCGAACTTTAACTCATAAACAAAGAATTTTAATGAAAGTCGTTGAAAGACTTTCGGTAGAAGGGGAATCATCAAAATTTATGTTGGTGAAAATTTTATTTTTACTAAATTACGAAGAAAATATTGATGAAAATTTGAAATTTTATAATTTTTTCCCTTATAAATATGGACCATTTTCCAATATGATATATTCCGATCTTAATATGTTGGAAAAAGAGGATTTTATTTCAAAAAATGGTAATGGTCTGCGACTAACTGATAAAGGGAAACAAGCTGCTAAAACTGCTAATTCCCGAGGATCAATTAAAGTATCAAGAATCGTTAAACGATTTAAATCGGATCGTCAAATAAGGGAATATGTTTATCAAAAATTTCCAGAATTTACTGTTAAAAGTGAAATTATACCCACAATAAATAAACAGACTATTCCAGGTCTTTCTACAATTGGCTATGAAGGCAAAGATATCGATTTATTTTTAAATGTATTGATACATAATCAAATAGAAATTCTGATAGATGTTAGAAAAAATCCTTTTAGTATGAATTTTTCTTTCACTAGAAATAAATTAATAAATTCTTTAGAAAAAGTTGACATAAAATATATTCACATCCCAGAATTAGGGATAGATGGAAAATCTAGAGAAAATCTTATTAGTCGTAATGATTATGAAAATCTTTTTAAAAAATATGAAATCACTACACTGAAAAGTCATCCTGAAAAATTAAATTATATAATGAAATTGATTGAAAAAAATAGAGTGGCACTTTTGTGTTTTGAAGCAGACAAAGATTTCTGCCATAGAGGAATTATAGCTAAAGAGATTGAAAAACAACATGGTATGGGAGTAACTCATTTGTGA
- a CDS encoding ATP-binding protein, which translates to MFSKFINRTEELSSLHRDYQSKGFSFTVIYGRRRVGKTELIHNFQQDKPHIYFLADRRGTRPNLYRFRKKAADFFEDFEPSLETFDEVFNYIKIKWTRKEKLVIIIDEFSYLAQQDDSIPSVFQLIVDEMLKDGPFHLILCGSSVSMMEKSTLAYSSPLYGRRTGQIKVEPIMFRHIDEFFPGLPQDELVKIYGAAGGVPFYLQFFDPKDKFQDHLKHNIFAKEAVLYAEGEFLLREELREPATFMNILFAISKGATRPGEIAASSFMEAKDLPYYLDTLIRLGFVRKEHPVTEKITTKKTMYRIRDNFLRFWFRYVLLHKDSVEQGDYTPAIEDVNKNYNTFLGETFEQIGIEMLTQLNVAGKLPFRFHKIGRQWGKIPLAPKGQNDYEIDITAVNNDTLQILFCECKWQDRQVGVDIYHKLKEKARYVKWLPDRKEYFGLISKSGFTENLKKTAKKDGILLLTLDDYMGVM; encoded by the coding sequence ATGTTCAGTAAATTTATCAATCGCACAGAAGAACTCTCATCCTTACACCGCGATTACCAGAGCAAAGGCTTCTCATTCACAGTAATCTACGGCCGCCGCCGGGTCGGTAAGACCGAATTGATACACAATTTCCAGCAGGATAAGCCCCACATCTACTTCCTGGCAGACAGAAGGGGCACCAGGCCAAACCTCTACAGATTCAGGAAAAAAGCCGCAGACTTTTTCGAGGACTTCGAACCCAGTCTGGAAACATTTGACGAAGTGTTCAATTACATAAAGATAAAATGGACCCGCAAAGAAAAACTGGTAATAATTATCGATGAATTTTCATACCTGGCCCAGCAGGATGATTCTATTCCTTCTGTCTTCCAATTAATAGTCGATGAGATGTTAAAAGACGGACCATTCCACCTCATACTATGCGGTTCCTCGGTGTCCATGATGGAGAAAAGCACACTCGCATATTCAAGTCCGCTGTATGGCAGAAGGACAGGCCAGATAAAGGTAGAACCTATTATGTTCAGGCATATCGACGAATTCTTCCCAGGATTGCCCCAGGATGAACTGGTGAAAATTTACGGTGCAGCCGGAGGCGTTCCATTCTACCTGCAGTTCTTTGATCCAAAGGACAAATTCCAGGACCATCTCAAACATAACATATTCGCAAAAGAAGCCGTACTGTATGCAGAAGGCGAATTCCTGCTGCGTGAGGAATTGCGGGAGCCTGCCACCTTCATGAACATCCTCTTTGCCATATCAAAAGGTGCCACCAGACCCGGTGAGATTGCCGCCAGTTCATTCATGGAGGCAAAGGACCTGCCATACTATCTGGACACCCTGATACGCTTAGGTTTTGTGAGAAAAGAGCATCCTGTGACAGAGAAAATCACAACAAAAAAGACCATGTACCGTATCCGGGACAATTTCCTGAGATTCTGGTTCAGGTATGTGCTGTTGCATAAGGACTCGGTAGAGCAAGGGGATTATACGCCGGCAATTGAAGACGTTAATAAAAATTACAACACATTTCTTGGTGAAACATTTGAGCAGATTGGCATAGAGATGTTGACGCAACTTAATGTAGCTGGTAAACTACCCTTCAGATTTCATAAGATTGGCAGGCAGTGGGGGAAAATTCCCCTGGCTCCAAAAGGACAGAATGATTATGAGATTGACATAACGGCAGTGAACAACGATACACTGCAAATCCTGTTTTGTGAGTGTAAATGGCAGGACAGGCAGGTCGGTGTTGACATTTACCATAAACTCAAGGAAAAAGCCAGGTATGTGAAGTGGCTCCCAGATAGAAAAGAGTATTTCGGTCTTATCAGTAAATCCGGATTTACTGAAAATCTGAAAAAGACAGCAAAAAAGGATGGGATTTTGCTACTTACCCTTGACGATTATATGGGTGTGATGTAA
- a CDS encoding catalase yields the protein MSNNNQKQRLTTAFGIPVADDQNSFTAGERGPVLMQDVHLLEKLGHFDRERIPERVVHAKGAGAGGYFEVTADVTRYTKAKFLSEIGKRTEVFARFSTVGGERGSADAERDPRGFALKFYTEEGNYDLVGNNTPVFFIRDPLKFPDFIHTQKRNPATNCKDPNMFWDFLSLTPESMHQVTILFSDRGTPATYRNMNGYSSHTFKWYNEKGEYFWVQYHFKTDQGIKNLTRQEAEVMRSKDPDHATRDLYEAIERGDYPSWTLQMQIMTPEQAKDYRLDILDITKVWPHADFPPIEVGKLVLNRNPRNYFAEVEQAAFGPGNLVPGIAASPDKMLQGRLFSYHDTHLHRLGPNYHLLPVNAPKNAPENSYQRDGAMRTDANGGSGPNYWPNSFHGQEPDISVKEPGMAISGQADRYPYTYPNDDFVQPGNLYRDVMTEQDRENLVGNIVGHLGGAPKRIQLRQTALFFKADPDYGRRVADGLKLDVKEVEKLANMSHDERAKVTS from the coding sequence ATGAGTAACAACAATCAGAAACAGAGATTAACTACTGCTTTTGGGATACCGGTCGCTGACGACCAGAATAGCTTTACTGCCGGAGAACGAGGTCCTGTTCTGATGCAGGATGTTCACCTGCTTGAGAAGTTAGGTCACTTTGACCGTGAACGTATCCCTGAACGTGTGGTGCATGCTAAGGGAGCAGGTGCAGGCGGATACTTCGAGGTTACTGCAGATGTTACCAGATACACAAAAGCAAAATTCCTGTCTGAAATTGGCAAGAGGACCGAGGTATTTGCCCGGTTTTCAACGGTAGGAGGAGAAAGGGGTTCGGCAGATGCCGAGCGTGATCCACGGGGATTTGCACTGAAGTTCTATACTGAGGAAGGTAACTATGACCTTGTCGGGAATAATACCCCGGTCTTTTTCATACGCGACCCGTTAAAATTCCCTGATTTCATACACACGCAAAAGCGTAACCCTGCGACCAACTGTAAGGACCCTAACATGTTCTGGGATTTCCTTTCCCTGACACCTGAATCAATGCACCAGGTAACCATTCTCTTTTCCGATCGCGGCACTCCGGCCACCTATCGAAACATGAATGGTTATAGCAGTCACACTTTCAAGTGGTATAATGAGAAGGGCGAATATTTCTGGGTGCAATATCATTTTAAGACCGATCAGGGAATCAAGAATCTAACCCGCCAGGAAGCAGAGGTCATGCGCTCAAAGGACCCTGACCATGCTACACGGGACCTCTATGAAGCAATTGAACGCGGAGATTACCCATCATGGACGCTCCAGATGCAGATAATGACCCCTGAGCAGGCCAAAGATTACCGTTTAGACATCCTTGATATCACGAAAGTCTGGCCCCATGCTGACTTTCCACCCATCGAGGTTGGGAAGCTGGTTTTGAACCGTAATCCAAGAAATTACTTTGCAGAGGTTGAACAGGCTGCATTCGGCCCCGGGAACCTTGTGCCAGGTATTGCCGCTTCTCCTGATAAGATGCTCCAGGGTCGTCTGTTCTCGTACCATGACACCCATCTCCACAGACTGGGTCCGAACTATCACCTGCTGCCGGTAAATGCACCGAAAAATGCACCTGAGAACAGCTATCAGCGTGATGGAGCTATGCGTACCGATGCAAATGGCGGCAGCGGTCCTAATTACTGGCCGAACAGTTTTCATGGGCAAGAGCCGGATATTTCTGTAAAAGAACCCGGCATGGCCATCTCAGGACAAGCAGACCGTTACCCATATACGTATCCAAACGATGATTTTGTCCAGCCCGGTAATCTCTACCGTGATGTGATGACCGAACAGGACCGTGAGAATCTCGTGGGTAATATTGTTGGTCATCTTGGGGGAGCCCCAAAGCGTATACAACTCCGCCAGACTGCTCTGTTCTTCAAGGCAGATCCGGACTATGGTCGTCGGGTGGCTGATGGACTTAAACTGGATGTAAAAGAAGTTGAGAAATTGGCTAACATGTCACATGATGAGCGAGCAAAAGTAACATCATAG
- a CDS encoding phosphoadenosine phosphosulfate reductase family protein yields the protein MTKIYLGKMVLHWCPRCNLPVLDSTCACGSVSYKVKVTPPGDIRPAFSHDIDLINTTATAQFGAPLIPEGTIVIMNKVPSDDRMEEIIADGVALANIRYDVESGQWGLLPRMEGAARIFTQMNGRSNWVMIDGSAVPFIEKGASTLAPGVIDADPDIVPGDEVVVLSPEGTSVAAGRAKMSGREMVDATKGVAVKTRWNGRVENVPAPDPHSWDEVVSANMHILKDFEAKAQTFIRNVSESTRRPVSVSYSGGKDSLATLLLVKDCIEDFEVLFADTGLEFPETVANVDDVAGYYNLPVRIYSAGDVFWKSFDRFGPPTVEARWCCKTCKLGPISMLIEEHFPDGCLTFIGQRKYESEGRARSDKIWKNPWVGNQIAASPIQNWTALHIWLYLFWKGAPHNPLYEQGFDRIGCWLCPSGSMAELSRIKELHPEMWARFEEKLRSHAEKFGYGEGWVDFGLWRWQNPPQVQREMAQRLGINLVPNVYNGDMEFSMVSGYRPCKAGGVSAEGSFGVPLNLEVIEDSGMVMVLGDVHSMDGVVTSSQGEDTVQVFASGTMTARSDTDPAARRLMGRAESSIRRALECTGCGLCVAKCEVRAVQVKDGRAVVNEKCTHCGLCLTACPVVRYLGTVEK from the coding sequence ATGACTAAAATATATTTGGGAAAAATGGTACTCCACTGGTGTCCCCGGTGCAACCTGCCCGTGCTGGATTCCACGTGTGCCTGCGGTTCTGTTTCATATAAAGTGAAGGTCACTCCCCCCGGTGATATCAGGCCCGCATTTTCCCATGATATTGACTTAATCAATACTACTGCCACAGCACAGTTCGGTGCCCCCCTGATACCTGAGGGGACCATCGTCATCATGAACAAAGTGCCCTCTGACGACAGGATGGAAGAAATAATCGCTGACGGTGTGGCACTGGCAAATATCAGGTATGATGTGGAGTCAGGCCAGTGGGGGCTGCTGCCCAGGATGGAGGGGGCAGCCCGGATATTCACACAAATGAACGGCCGCAGCAACTGGGTGATGATCGACGGCTCTGCAGTACCGTTCATAGAAAAGGGTGCCAGTACCCTGGCTCCAGGTGTGATAGATGCCGACCCAGATATTGTGCCCGGTGACGAGGTCGTGGTCCTGTCTCCAGAGGGAACGTCTGTGGCTGCAGGCCGGGCCAAGATGTCGGGTCGGGAAATGGTGGATGCCACAAAAGGTGTTGCCGTCAAGACCAGGTGGAACGGGAGAGTCGAGAATGTGCCTGCACCTGACCCTCATTCATGGGACGAGGTCGTTTCTGCCAATATGCATATCCTGAAGGATTTTGAAGCAAAAGCCCAGACGTTTATCAGGAACGTAAGCGAGTCCACACGTCGGCCGGTAAGCGTTTCCTATTCCGGGGGCAAGGACAGTCTGGCTACCCTGCTGCTGGTGAAAGATTGTATCGAGGATTTTGAGGTACTGTTTGCGGATACGGGACTGGAATTTCCGGAAACCGTGGCGAATGTTGACGATGTTGCCGGGTACTACAACCTGCCGGTCAGGATATACAGTGCAGGAGACGTGTTCTGGAAGTCCTTTGACCGGTTCGGTCCGCCAACCGTGGAGGCCAGGTGGTGCTGCAAGACGTGTAAACTGGGTCCTATATCCATGCTCATCGAGGAGCATTTCCCTGACGGCTGCCTCACATTCATCGGGCAGCGCAAGTACGAGAGCGAAGGGCGGGCCCGGAGTGATAAGATATGGAAGAATCCCTGGGTCGGTAACCAGATAGCAGCCTCGCCCATCCAGAACTGGACCGCGCTGCACATCTGGCTATACCTGTTCTGGAAAGGAGCACCCCACAATCCGCTGTATGAACAGGGGTTCGACCGTATAGGTTGCTGGTTATGCCCGTCAGGAAGTATGGCAGAATTGTCCCGTATCAAAGAATTACATCCTGAAATGTGGGCCCGGTTCGAGGAGAAACTGCGCTCGCATGCAGAGAAGTTCGGCTATGGTGAGGGGTGGGTTGATTTCGGGCTGTGGAGATGGCAAAATCCTCCGCAGGTACAGCGTGAGATGGCACAGAGGTTGGGTATCAACCTGGTGCCCAATGTGTACAATGGTGACATGGAGTTCTCAATGGTATCGGGATACCGGCCATGCAAGGCTGGCGGTGTTTCTGCGGAGGGGAGTTTCGGTGTGCCCCTGAACCTTGAAGTTATCGAGGATTCGGGCATGGTGATGGTGCTGGGTGATGTGCATTCCATGGACGGTGTGGTCACGTCCAGCCAGGGTGAGGACACGGTGCAGGTGTTCGCATCCGGGACTATGACCGCCAGGAGCGATACCGACCCGGCTGCCAGACGGTTGATGGGGAGAGCAGAATCCTCTATCCGGCGGGCGCTGGAGTGTACGGGCTGCGGGTTGTGCGTAGCAAAATGTGAAGTGCGGGCCGTTCAGGTGAAAGATGGACGGGCTGTGGTCAATGAGAAGTGTACGCATTGCGGGCTTTGTTTGACGGCGTGTCCAGTAGTGAGGTATCTGGGGACAGTGGAAAAATAA
- a CDS encoding cation diffusion facilitator family transporter, translating into MQYKKILMVQAIALSLNLTVAFAKIAYGYLTGSISMEADGFHSLMDGGGTMVGMVGVWVASRPADESHPYGHRKHEPFASLFIALLLLITGFEVARGALLHLQEPVSPRVTSLSFMVMLGTMAVNLFVTTLETRKGREYNSPILTADALHTRSDIFVSIGVIFSLIAVTAGFPVIDVIAGIIIALVIVKSGLDVVRETSYSLLDASVLDADMLCRIALEIEGVEDCHHIRTRGTADNVYVDLHVHVKGELSINEAHCLAHAVENQIKERVNGVKDVVVHLEPVRDRE; encoded by the coding sequence ATGCAATATAAAAAAATACTGATGGTCCAGGCCATTGCTCTGTCATTGAACCTGACAGTAGCATTCGCCAAGATAGCGTACGGTTATCTGACCGGTTCCATCAGCATGGAAGCTGACGGATTTCATTCCCTGATGGACGGGGGCGGCACCATGGTCGGTATGGTGGGCGTGTGGGTAGCCTCCCGGCCGGCAGACGAATCCCATCCATACGGGCACCGCAAACACGAGCCCTTCGCCTCATTGTTCATTGCCCTGTTGCTGCTCATCACCGGATTTGAAGTGGCAAGGGGTGCCCTCCTTCATCTCCAGGAACCGGTTTCACCCAGGGTCACCTCGCTGAGTTTTATGGTCATGCTTGGCACCATGGCAGTCAATCTTTTTGTCACCACCCTGGAGACCAGGAAGGGCAGGGAATACAACAGCCCTATACTCACCGCTGATGCCCTTCATACCAGAAGCGATATCTTCGTGTCCATTGGTGTGATATTCAGTTTGATAGCCGTCACGGCAGGCTTTCCCGTAATCGATGTGATAGCAGGTATAATAATCGCGCTGGTCATTGTCAAGTCCGGCCTGGATGTGGTGAGGGAAACATCATATTCACTTCTGGACGCATCGGTCCTTGATGCTGATATGCTGTGCAGGATTGCACTGGAAATAGAGGGGGTTGAAGACTGCCACCATATCAGGACGAGGGGTACGGCCGATAATGTCTATGTGGACCTGCATGTGCATGTAAAAGGGGAGCTATCCATAAATGAGGCACACTGTCTCGCCCATGCCGTGGAGAACCAGATTAAAGAGAGGGTTAATGGTGTGAAGGATGTCGTAGTGCATCTTGAGCCTGTTAGGGATCGTGAATGA